A part of Arachis hypogaea cultivar Tifrunner chromosome 12, arahy.Tifrunner.gnm2.J5K5, whole genome shotgun sequence genomic DNA contains:
- the LOC140176629 gene encoding cullin-4-like, whose protein sequence is MSFCDEAFIFLLFVWYFGLGESVDRTLLNHLLKMFTTLEIYAESFEKPFLECTSKFYAAQGMKYMQQSDVPDYLKHVEIRLQEEHDRCLIYLDASTRKPLIATPEKQLLERHIPAILDKFDHSISDNIGETKGGIGGHVLCAIDMPIF, encoded by the exons ATGTCCTTTTGTGATGAAGCTTTCATTTTTCTGTTGTTCGTCTGGTATTTCGGATTAGGTGAATCAGTGGATAGAACGCTTCTAAACCATCTTTTGAAGATGTTCACAACATTGGAAATATATGCAGAAAGCTTCGAGAAGCCATTTCTTGAATGCACATCTAAATTTTATGCTGCTCAAGGTATGAAATACATGCAGCAATCAgatgttccagattatttgaagCATGTGGAG ATAAGATTGCAAGAGGAACATGATAGATGCCTGATTTACTTGGATGCGAGTACTAGGAAGCCGCTGATAGCCACACCAGAAAAGCAACTTCTTGAACGCCATATACCTGCCATTCTTGATAAG TTTGATCATAGTATAAGTGACAATATTGGTGAAACTAAAGGTGGAATTGGCGGACATGTTCTTTGTGCAATTGATATGCCAA ttttttaa
- the LOC140176630 gene encoding uncharacterized protein gives MTRLLSCVDKDQQKEVRRDAEGIWRFKGKICVPESDNLRQEILREAHHGRFSIHPGLLRTTSENDSIWVIVDKLTKSAHFLPIRMDYSMERLAQLYVREIVRLHGVPTSIVLDRDPRFTSRFWRAFQKAFETRLHMSTTYHPQMDGQSERTIQTLEDMLRACVLDQKGSWERYLSLVEFAYNNSFHASIGMAPYEALYDRKCQSPLCWYEGKESSMMRPELVQETTKQIKRICERILTAQSRQKSYADRRRKPLEFTEGDHVFLKVTPTTGVGRSLKTKKLSPRFIGPFQILKRVGSVAYQIALLPYLSNLHDVFHIFQLRKYNPDESHVLEPKTVQLRDDLTFRVLPVQIVDRSIKQLRGKEVSLVKVAWGRDGMEEHTWELESTMKTDYPQLSARSSAKVGTFAEKKGEACGAPITVVSSHTIATTVGSGDLQAYGFCPISWLIHNYSQRLSSLGSQGGWNNGGLLWRVVTSTEDRESNREQNRKKMEKEPLEPDGFAVEATIPQFVPIFPIMSSSSSSSPRPSPPSWWGIVLASILRHHHM, from the exons ATGACCAGGCTTTTGTCATGTGTCGACAAGGACCAACAGAAAGAAGTAAGACGGGATGCAGAAGGGATATGGCGATTCAAGGGTAAAATATGTGTGCCGGAATCCGATAATCTGCGACAGGAAATATTAAGGGAGGCACATCATGGAAGATTTTCAATCCACCCAG GACTGCTAAGGACCACATCCGAAAATGATTCCATCTGGGTAATTGTGGATAAACTGACCAAGTCTGCTCACTTTTTACCAATTCGAATGGACTATTCAATGGAAAGGCTCGCACAACTTTATGTTCGGGAAATAGTCAGGTTGCACGGGGTACCAACCAGTATTGTGTTAGATAGGGACCCGAGATTCACTTCACGATTTTGGAGAGCTTTTCAGAAAGCATTCGAAACGCGTCTGCACATGAGTACAACTTATCATCCTCAGATGGATGGCCAGTCGGAAAGGACTATTCAAACACTGGAAGATATGTTACGAGCATGTGTCCTAGACCAAAAAGGAAGTTGGGAAAGATACCTGTCGCTTGTAGAATTTGCCTACAACAACAGTTTCCATGCAAGTATTGGGATGGCACCATACGAAGCACTCTACGATCGCAAATGCCAATCACCACTATGCTGGTATGAAGGGAAAGAATCCAGTATGATGAGACCAGAGTTAGTTCAGGAGACAACCAAGCAAATCAAGAGAATTTGTGAGAGAATTCTGACGGCTCAGAGCCGACAGAAGAGCTATGCTGATAGGAGAAGGAAACCTTTAGAGTTTACTGAGGGTGATCATGTTTTTCTTAAAGTAACACCAACCACCGGAGTGGGTCGTAGTCTCAAGACCAAGAAACTAAGCCCTAGGTTCATAGGTCCTTTTCAGATTCTAAAAAGAGTAGGATCAGTAGCCTACCAAATAGCTCTTCTCCCTTATTTATCCAATCTTCATGATGTATTCCACATTTTCCAGCTTAGAAAATATAATCCTGATGAAAGTCATGTCCTAGAACCTAAAACAGTACAGTTACGGGATGACTTGACATTTCGAGTACTACCCGTGCAAATAGTCGACCGGAGTATCAAACAGCTGAGAGGCAAGGAGGTTTCGTTAGTAAAAGTTGCTTGGGGACGAGATGGCATGGAAGAACACACCTGGGAGCTAGAGAGCACAATGAAGACAGATTACCCACAGTTATCAG CCAGGAGTAGCGCTAAGGTCGGCACTTTCGCAGAGAAAAAAGGAGAAGCATGTGGTGCTCCAATAACCGTGGTGAGTTCTCACACTATCGCAACCACCGTCGGCAGTGGGGATCTCCAAGCTTATGGATTCTGTCCCATATCGTGGTTAATCCACAACTACTCACAACGGTTATCTTCCTTAGGATCGCAGGGAGGATGGAACAACGGTGGCTTGCTGTGGCGAGTGGTGACTTCGACCGAAGACAGAGAAAGTAACAGAGAACAGAACCGAAAGAAGATGGAGAAGGAGCCACTGGAGCCGGATG GTTTTGCTGTTGAAGCTACAATTCCACAATTTGTTCCAATCTTTCCAATTATGTCCTCTTCAAGCTCTTCTTCTCCAAGGCCTTCACCTCCGTCATGGTGGGGTATAGTCCTCGCTTCCATCCTGCGCCACCACCACATGTGA
- the LOC140176632 gene encoding uncharacterized mitochondrial protein AtMg00860-like yields the protein MVLQILKEKRLYAKLSKCEFWVKEVKFQGHVVSNGGIGVDPAKTEAALEWEQPKTVIEIRSFLRLAGYYQKFIKRFSQLALPLTQLTRKEVPFVWTDECEESFKTLKERLTTAPVLILPDPEGPFEVFCDASLKA from the coding sequence ATGGTGTTACAAATTCTGAAGGAAAAGAGATTGTATGCCAAACtctctaagtgtgagttttgggtGAAAGAAGTTAAGTTTCAGGGACATGTAGTATCAAATGGAGGTATAGGAGTGGATCCTGCTAAGACAGAAGCAGCTTTAGAGTGGGAGCAACCTAAGACAGTCATCGAGATTCGAAGTTTCCTCAGGCTAGCTGGATATTATCAAAAGTTCATCAAAAGATTTTCACAATTGGCTTTACCACTAACTCAACTCACTAGGAAGGAGGTACCTTTTGTTTGGACGGATGAGTGTGAAGAAAGCTTCAAGACCCTCAAGGAAAGGTTGACGACAGCACCGGTGTTAATTCTGCCAGATCCCGAAGGACCATTTGAGGTTTTCTGCGATGCTTCCTTAAAGGCTTAG